A stretch of Triticum aestivum cultivar Chinese Spring chromosome 1D, IWGSC CS RefSeq v2.1, whole genome shotgun sequence DNA encodes these proteins:
- the LOC123182953 gene encoding heme chaperone HemW: MLRSAFPLVFQLPHRKPPPIRPPRPPPVRRYASPAAAVPPPPPPPRPLPPASAYVHLPFCRKRCHYCDFPIVALGSSASSPGGPGEGEDPRIADYVRLLLREVAATRPVSDDGVPLETIFFGGGTPSLVPPRLVAAVLDALRGRFGLSACPEVSIEMDPGTFDAAKLRELVGVGVNRVSLGVQAFQEELLRACGRAHGLREVHEAVGIVTACEGLQNWSMDLISSLPNQTQQMWEESLRCTVDARPTHVSVYDLQIEQGTKFGQIYTPGVFPLPNETDSANFYKIASKQLSEAGYQHYEISSYCKPGYECKHNVTYWQNRPFYAFGLGSASYINGVRFSRPRGMRNYADWVQKLEDGTWCHESSISETKDMAMDSVMLSLRTARGLDLHSFSKSFGEALTRSLCETFRPFVESGLVIAMDKEREALQFNEFESDLESEGEMSGSRMAFLRLSDPDGFLLSNELISLAFGTISP; the protein is encoded by the exons ATGCTAAGATCAGCCTTCCCTCTCGTCTTCCAGTTGCCGCACAGGAAACCGCCCCCAATCCGCCCACCCCGCCCACCACCTGTTCGTCGCTATGCCTCcccggccgccgccgtcccgccgccgcctcctccgccacgGCCGCTTCCCCCGGCCTCTGCCTACGTGCACCTCCCCTTCTGCCGCAAGCGCTGCCACTACTGCGACTTCCCCATCGTGGCGCTcggctcctccgcctcctcccccggcGGCCCGGGCGAGGGCGAGGATCCTCGGATCGCCGACTACGTGCGCCTCCTGCTCCGGGAGGTGGCCGCCACGCGTCCCGTCTCCGACGACGGCGTGCCGCTCGAGACCATCTTCTTCGGCGGCGGCACCCCGTCGCTGGTCCCGCCGAGGCTGGTGGCCGCGGTGCTCGACGCGCTGCGCGGCAGGTTCGGGCTGTCCGCGTGCCCGGAGGTGTCCATCGAGATGGACCCCGGCACGTTCGACGCGGCCAAGCTGCGGGAGCTGGTGGGCGTGGGCGTGAACCGGGTGTCGCTCGGCGTGCAGGCGTTCCAGGAGGAGCTGCTCCGGGCGTGCGGCCGCGCGCACGGCCTGCGGGAGGTGCACGAGGCCGTCGGGATCGTGACCGCCTGCGAGGGGCTCCAGAACTGGAGCATGGACCTCATCTCCTCCCTGCCCAACCAGACCCAGCAGATGTGGGAGGAGAGCTTGCGGTGCACCGTCGATGCCCGCCCCACGCATGTGTCTGTCTATGATCTGCAGATTGAGCAGGGCACCAAGTTTGGGCAAAT CTATACGCCTGGTGTATTTCCTCTCCCAAATGAGACAGACTCTGCAAACTTCTACAAGATCGCTTCAAAACAGCTTTCTGAAGCAGGATATCAACACTACGAGATCAGTAGCTACTGCAAGCCTGGTTACGAGTGCAAGCACAACGTAACATACTGGCAAAACAGGCCGTTCTATGCGTTTGGTCTTGGATCAGCAAGCTACATCAACGGTGTCAGGTTCTCTAGGCCCAGAGGAATGAGGAACTACGCGGATTGGGTTCAGAAGCTTGAAGACGGAACCTGGTGCCACGAGTCTAGCATCTCCGAGACAAAGGATATGGCGATGGACTCGGTGATGCTATCGCTGAGAACAGCCCGCGGGCTAGATCTGCACAGTTTCAGTAAATCTTTTGGAGAGGCTCTGACACGGTCATTGTGCGAGACGTTTAGGCCTTTTGTTGAGAGTGGACTGGTGATCGCCATGGACAAGGAGCGAGAGGCCCTGCAGTTCAATGAGTTCGAGTCAGATTTGGAAAGCGAGGGTGAGATGAGTGGGAGCAGGATGGCCTTCCTCCGTCTGAGTGACCCAGATGGATTTCTGCTGTCCAACGAGTTGATCTCGCTTGCCTTTGGGACTATTTCGCCATGA